In Candidatus Defluviilinea proxima, a single genomic region encodes these proteins:
- a CDS encoding metallophosphoesterase family protein: MRILVISDIHANYTALEAVLKDAGPVDETWCLGDMVGYGPDPNAVVEEIRDIPNLVCILGNHDMAAIGKIPLDVFNGDARRSLEYHDKVLTASNMDFLKSLPSNLKVRGDVSIVHGSPRDSVWEYILNTLSARLNFDHFTTPWCFVGHSHLQCMFQLDTNTDRVSLAPIRSGEHYMLRPRAILNPGSVGQPRDRDPRAAYAIYDTEGNIWAPRRAAYNIPEVQQRIRDAGLPEKHAIRLAEGW, from the coding sequence ATGCGCATTTTGGTAATATCTGATATTCATGCAAATTACACCGCGTTAGAGGCCGTGCTCAAAGATGCAGGCCCGGTGGATGAGACGTGGTGCTTGGGGGATATGGTTGGGTATGGGCCTGACCCAAACGCTGTGGTGGAGGAGATTCGGGATATCCCCAACCTTGTTTGTATTCTCGGCAATCATGATATGGCCGCCATCGGAAAAATTCCGCTGGATGTGTTCAATGGTGATGCACGCCGTTCGCTTGAATATCATGACAAGGTACTCACCGCCTCGAACATGGACTTTTTGAAATCATTACCTTCCAACTTGAAGGTACGTGGCGATGTGAGCATTGTGCATGGAAGCCCGCGCGATTCGGTTTGGGAATATATCTTGAACACGCTTTCGGCGCGTTTGAACTTCGATCATTTCACAACGCCTTGGTGCTTTGTGGGACACTCGCATTTGCAGTGCATGTTCCAATTGGACACGAACACAGACCGTGTGAGTCTTGCTCCGATCCGCTCGGGCGAACATTATATGTTGCGTCCTCGGGCGATCTTGAACCCTGGCTCGGTGGGCCAGCCACGTGACCGCGATCCACGTGCCGCGTATGCCATTTACGACACAGAGGGAAATATCTGGGCACCGCGTCGCGCGGCATATAACATCCCCGAGGTACAACAACGCATCCGCGATGCAGGCCTGCCTGAGAAACACGCGATACGGCTTGCTGAGGGGTGGTAG
- a CDS encoding DUF4349 domain-containing protein, with amino-acid sequence MKRTLITIALTTVVVLSLVGIASYGVFMPMGGSSFSSVSRSLDGGYGGGSPEIMMAEAPAAAPAMDFYATDSVAYEETTATSNLAEGERLIIQNVDMSIVVIDPKTRMKEISDLALKMGGFVVSSNLYQSSYGPNEIEVPEGSLVIRVPADKLDEALASIKEGAIDVKYENRSGQDVTSQYVDLESRLSAKKAAEKKLLEILDQSETTEDTLAVYTQLQQIQTEIEVLVGQMKYYEESAALSAISITLVAEEKVKPIEVGGWKLQGTASDAVQDLISFTQGFARFLIRFVLSYLPAMILIAVPFYGIFIGGRAVYRRVRKSKAFTNDEK; translated from the coding sequence ATGAAAAGGACTTTGATCACGATCGCACTGACAACTGTGGTTGTATTATCGCTGGTTGGCATTGCATCCTATGGGGTCTTCATGCCAATGGGTGGTAGCTCTTTTAGCAGTGTTTCCCGCAGTTTGGATGGAGGCTATGGCGGAGGTTCACCTGAGATCATGATGGCTGAGGCGCCTGCCGCTGCCCCAGCGATGGACTTCTACGCTACAGACTCTGTTGCTTATGAGGAAACAACTGCCACATCCAACTTAGCCGAGGGAGAACGTCTCATCATCCAAAATGTGGACATGAGCATCGTTGTCATCGACCCGAAGACTCGCATGAAAGAAATTTCGGATCTGGCTCTCAAGATGGGCGGCTTCGTTGTTTCATCGAACTTGTATCAATCCTCTTACGGGCCCAATGAGATCGAAGTACCGGAAGGTAGTTTGGTGATCCGTGTGCCAGCAGATAAACTTGATGAAGCTTTAGCATCCATCAAGGAAGGTGCGATTGACGTCAAATACGAGAATCGTTCCGGACAAGATGTGACCAGCCAATATGTGGATTTAGAGTCCCGCCTTTCGGCCAAGAAAGCCGCTGAAAAGAAACTGCTTGAGATCCTTGACCAATCTGAGACCACAGAAGATACGTTGGCTGTTTATACCCAGTTGCAACAGATCCAAACTGAGATCGAAGTACTGGTTGGACAAATGAAGTACTACGAAGAATCCGCTGCCCTTTCAGCGATCAGCATTACGCTGGTAGCAGAGGAAAAGGTCAAACCGATCGAGGTTGGCGGCTGGAAGTTACAAGGTACAGCCAGTGACGCCGTGCAGGACCTGATCAGCTTCACGCAAGGTTTCGCTCGTTTCCTGATCCGCTTTGTTCTTTCCTATCTTCCCGCTATGATCTTAATCGCCGTTCCATTTTACGGAATCTTTATCGGTGGACGCGCAGTGTATCGCAGGGTCAGAAAATCGAAGGCATTTACGAACGACGAGAAGTAG
- the rsmG gene encoding 16S rRNA (guanine(527)-N(7))-methyltransferase RsmG, whose product MEKLIHDALELFNVHVTGRQVMSLITYEKELMEWNQKFNLTAIRDVESIRTKHFLDSFSCVQAWKANPPGRLIDVGTGAGFPGLALKILYPNMKLTLVESVGKKAMFCQHIVSTLKLEDVDIVHKRAEDLGQNSKHREQYDWAVARAVAQLNVLSEYLIPLVKIGGRMLAQKGETGPAEAQSAEKAMKLLGGKLEQLIPVNLPGVADDRYLVIVEKVAATPPNYPRKPGIPTKQPL is encoded by the coding sequence ATGGAAAAACTCATTCACGATGCGCTGGAATTATTCAATGTCCATGTGACCGGGCGACAGGTGATGTCGCTCATCACATACGAGAAAGAATTAATGGAATGGAATCAGAAATTCAATCTGACCGCCATCCGTGACGTGGAGTCCATCCGCACAAAACATTTTTTGGATTCATTCTCATGTGTTCAGGCATGGAAGGCCAATCCGCCAGGTCGCTTAATTGACGTGGGGACTGGTGCTGGTTTCCCGGGGCTGGCGCTCAAGATCCTTTACCCGAACATGAAATTGACATTGGTCGAGTCGGTGGGCAAGAAAGCCATGTTCTGCCAGCACATCGTCAGCACGCTGAAGCTGGAGGATGTGGATATTGTCCACAAGCGTGCAGAGGACTTGGGGCAAAACTCAAAGCACCGTGAACAATACGATTGGGCGGTGGCACGCGCAGTGGCGCAACTCAATGTATTGAGCGAATACTTGATCCCGCTGGTCAAGATCGGCGGACGGATGCTCGCGCAAAAAGGCGAAACCGGACCCGCCGAAGCGCAGTCCGCAGAGAAGGCGATGAAATTATTGGGTGGGAAATTGGAGCAGTTGATCCCGGTCAATTTACCGGGGGTAGCCGATGATCGTTATCTTGTGATCGTGGAAAAGGTTGCGGCGACGCCGCCGAACTATCCGCGCAAGCCGGGGATACCGACGAAACAGCCGTTATAA
- a CDS encoding cupin domain-containing protein: MPVKHSQDVESKNVAAGKDTTIQVLISSQEGPNFALRKFSMQKGGGMPRHTNTLEHEQYVLRGEATITIGDETHLVRTGDVVFIPEGAIHSYENTGEEPFEFLCIIPNKEDTITIVEENC, encoded by the coding sequence ATGCCCGTTAAACATTCCCAAGATGTCGAATCAAAAAATGTAGCCGCAGGTAAAGACACGACCATTCAAGTCCTCATCTCATCACAGGAAGGTCCCAACTTCGCCTTGCGGAAGTTCTCCATGCAAAAGGGAGGTGGGATGCCGCGCCACACCAACACGCTCGAACACGAGCAATACGTCCTGCGCGGCGAAGCGACCATCACCATCGGCGATGAGACCCATCTCGTCAGAACAGGAGATGTAGTCTTTATCCCCGAAGGCGCGATTCATTCGTATGAGAATACCGGCGAAGAACCGTTCGAGTTCCTTTGCATTATCCCCAACAAGGAAGATACGATCACGATTGTAGAAGAAAATTGTTGA
- a CDS encoding serine/threonine-protein phosphatase has translation MIRTSRAHLNVEAHTHPGMTGKNNEDRYAVASFHVSEKDRTPVLFAVLSDGIGGHKGGEVAAELAVNHIMQNIAKGDGKFSRNMVEGAVNEASSAIAAQSSTNEDLKGMGATCALAWIIDNKLYTAYVGDSRIYLMRGGRIQQLTTDHSWVQEAIEKGILTPELAREHPNVHVIRRYLGSPVPPEPDFRLNLFDGEGANHSENNQGTLLQPNDVLLLCTDGLTDLVWNDEILEVVRTRATLKEASRALVDLANARGGHDNTTVVLIGAPADFKSKADQQDQKDFDWFPWVIGIVVALFIIIVLGSIMTFGLLRRNGTVTATSAVPAAPLVTETPSPQPLPTITPTETVAPDVVVPTITPWPTNTTAP, from the coding sequence ATGATCCGTACATCACGCGCTCATCTGAACGTTGAAGCACATACCCATCCGGGCATGACGGGCAAGAACAATGAAGACCGTTATGCTGTGGCCTCGTTCCACGTCAGCGAAAAGGACCGCACGCCTGTATTGTTCGCGGTGCTCTCCGATGGCATTGGCGGGCATAAGGGTGGTGAGGTGGCGGCAGAGCTTGCCGTCAACCACATCATGCAGAACATTGCCAAAGGTGATGGAAAGTTCTCGCGCAACATGGTCGAAGGGGCGGTCAATGAAGCCAGCAGTGCCATTGCCGCACAATCTTCAACGAATGAAGATCTCAAAGGCATGGGGGCTACTTGCGCCCTTGCATGGATCATCGACAATAAACTTTACACCGCTTATGTGGGAGACTCGCGCATTTACCTGATGCGCGGCGGGCGCATTCAACAACTGACAACCGATCATTCGTGGGTGCAGGAAGCCATCGAGAAAGGCATCCTCACGCCTGAATTGGCACGCGAACATCCGAACGTGCATGTTATTCGTCGCTATCTAGGTTCGCCTGTGCCGCCTGAGCCTGATTTCCGCCTCAACCTTTTCGATGGCGAAGGCGCGAATCATTCAGAGAACAATCAAGGCACACTACTACAACCGAACGATGTGTTGCTCCTTTGCACCGATGGCCTGACCGACCTTGTGTGGAACGATGAGATCCTCGAAGTGGTGCGCACTCGTGCAACCCTCAAAGAGGCCAGCCGTGCATTGGTCGATCTTGCCAATGCCCGTGGCGGACATGACAATACGACTGTTGTGTTGATCGGTGCGCCTGCGGATTTCAAATCGAAAGCCGACCAGCAAGACCAGAAAGATTTTGACTGGTTCCCGTGGGTGATCGGTATAGTTGTGGCCCTGTTTATCATCATCGTTCTCGGCTCCATTATGACCTTTGGCCTGCTTCGCCGCAACGGAACCGTGACCGCTACCTCAGCCGTTCCTGCCGCCCCGCTCGTGACAGAGACTCCCTCACCTCAACCCTTGCCAACTATTACTCCCACTGAAACCGTTGCACCCGATGTTGTGGTTCCTACCATCACTCCCTGGCCGACAAATACGACTGCACCATAG
- a CDS encoding FHA domain-containing protein codes for MPKLARLFLTFILLAGTWTFVHAQTAASAEILQINADEFPRISTLVDVYDANGEFISDIQASDITVYEDGQENRVDALTESSVPVQMVVAINPGPPMSVRDSNAVPRFDRVLEALSTWVNAQPAESQDDLSLVSLSGSLINHSSIKDWFVSLNSFKPDFRNSTPNLQTLSIALDTASASTPLPGMKRAVLFITPHMDDPNIDNTIAPLIQRAIDSKVRVFVWFIDAEEFNVTASANAFKTLAQQTDGAFFSFSRNEIFPDLNLYLAPLRHIYELTYSSLLTTPGDHTLGLYVKIQDVTIPALDKPFSVDVQPPNPIFIAPPLQITRQAPADDPYNDEALSPSQQIIDIIIEFPDGHKRDLKRTTLYVDGQVVAENTKAPFDKFLWDLSTYNDSAQHEIVVEAEDVLGLKKSSIGIPVSFMVIHPPSGLRAFLMRYSTQLILGAIVFAGLALLIILLRSRVRNVPESKRKKARKAKEDPLTQPVVALTEPSAAATKRVKSQPRFTWMSAPKQSRVPLAPAYLIRLTNGGEPASVAPISIVEKDMTFGTDPVQSMYVLDDPSISPLHARIKQTGDGNFVIIDQNSIAGTWVNYEPVTREGVRLKHGDRIHFGRLTYRFDLNQPPVESEPKVIPQK; via the coding sequence ATGCCTAAACTCGCCCGCCTCTTTCTGACCTTTATCCTGCTTGCTGGAACCTGGACCTTTGTCCACGCCCAGACAGCCGCTTCGGCAGAGATCTTGCAGATCAATGCTGATGAATTCCCGCGCATCTCCACACTTGTGGATGTATACGATGCGAACGGTGAGTTCATCTCTGACATTCAAGCCTCTGATATCACTGTCTATGAAGATGGTCAGGAAAATAGAGTGGACGCACTTACCGAATCCAGCGTGCCGGTGCAGATGGTGGTGGCGATCAATCCGGGTCCGCCCATGTCTGTCCGTGACTCGAACGCCGTCCCGCGCTTTGACCGTGTACTGGAGGCGTTAAGCACTTGGGTCAACGCCCAGCCTGCCGAATCACAAGATGACTTAAGCCTTGTCTCTTTGTCCGGTTCGCTCATTAACCATTCGAGCATCAAAGATTGGTTCGTGAGTTTGAATTCCTTCAAACCCGATTTTCGCAACTCGACGCCCAATCTGCAAACCCTGTCTATTGCATTGGATACTGCCAGTGCCTCCACGCCGCTTCCTGGTATGAAGCGCGCCGTGTTGTTCATCACCCCGCACATGGATGATCCCAACATTGATAACACCATTGCTCCGCTCATTCAGCGGGCCATTGATTCGAAGGTGCGTGTCTTTGTCTGGTTCATTGATGCAGAAGAGTTCAATGTCACTGCCAGTGCGAATGCCTTCAAAACACTTGCGCAACAAACAGATGGTGCGTTCTTTTCCTTCTCTCGAAACGAAATCTTTCCAGACCTGAATTTGTATCTTGCGCCATTGCGTCATATCTACGAATTGACGTATTCATCCCTGTTGACGACCCCCGGTGACCACACGCTGGGTCTCTATGTCAAAATACAAGATGTGACCATTCCCGCACTGGATAAACCGTTCAGTGTAGATGTCCAGCCGCCCAACCCGATCTTCATTGCACCGCCTTTGCAGATCACGCGTCAGGCTCCGGCCGATGATCCTTACAACGACGAAGCATTGTCGCCTTCGCAGCAGATTATTGATATCATCATCGAATTCCCCGATGGGCACAAACGCGACCTCAAACGCACTACTTTATATGTGGATGGACAAGTCGTTGCCGAGAATACCAAAGCGCCCTTCGATAAATTCCTGTGGGACCTCAGCACCTATAACGATAGTGCCCAGCATGAGATCGTCGTCGAAGCGGAGGATGTGCTTGGCCTGAAAAAATCGAGCATCGGCATCCCCGTCTCGTTCATGGTTATTCATCCGCCCAGTGGTTTGCGCGCCTTCCTCATGCGGTATAGCACGCAACTCATCCTGGGTGCCATCGTATTTGCCGGGCTGGCACTCTTGATCATTTTGTTGCGAAGCCGAGTACGGAATGTTCCAGAGAGCAAACGTAAGAAGGCGCGTAAGGCAAAAGAAGACCCGTTGACGCAACCTGTTGTAGCCTTGACGGAGCCTTCTGCCGCCGCTACAAAAAGAGTGAAATCACAGCCACGCTTTACTTGGATGAGTGCCCCAAAACAAAGCCGTGTGCCTTTAGCTCCTGCCTATCTCATCCGCTTGACGAATGGAGGCGAACCTGCCAGTGTTGCGCCAATTTCCATTGTGGAAAAGGATATGACATTTGGCACAGACCCAGTACAATCGATGTATGTGCTTGATGACCCATCCATTTCGCCGTTACATGCCCGCATTAAACAGACAGGTGACGGAAACTTTGTTATCATTGACCAGAACTCGATCGCTGGCACATGGGTCAATTATGAACCGGTTACACGCGAAGGCGTCCGCTTGAAGCATGGAGATAGGATCCACTTTGGGCGTTTGACCTATCGCTTTGATCTGAATCAGCCTCCAGTTGAGTCTGAACCGAAAGTTATTCCGCAAAAATAA
- the guaA gene encoding glutamine-hydrolyzing GMP synthase, whose translation MDSIAILDFGSQYAQIIARRVREAQVYCELFPWDAPMEKILAIQPKGFILSGGPRSAYEDGAPYIQKFIFNTGLPILGICYGMQALTYALGGQVDPSAKREYGPAVIEPTIDGTMLDSISRVWMSHGDRITKLPEGFITLARSGNSPLAAMGDMKRKYFGVQFHPEVHHTPNGQKLLKHFVTDICGAKPTWTPGSIIQDAVERIRKQVGKERVLAAVSGGVDSSVAAALVHKAIGDQLVAVFVDNGLLRKDESGQVASAFRDNLHAELITVDAADEFFAALSGVTEPEQKRKAVGEKFIRIFEGQAKQLGLPKFLVQGTIYPDVVESSAADRNKAQKIKSHHNVGGLPEDMQFELVEPLRYLFKDEVRAVGEALGLPEKLVWRQPFPGPGLTVRCLGEVTPERVSRLRAADAILVEELTKAGLLNRKFSGGTPVTGKLRIEPPAIAQAFVVLLPVRSVGVMGDQRTYQEAVAIRAVTTEDFMTADWARLPDDLLARVANRIVNEVDGINRVVYDITSKPPGTIEWE comes from the coding sequence ATGGACTCTATTGCTATTCTTGATTTTGGTTCTCAATATGCGCAGATCATTGCACGGCGTGTACGTGAAGCGCAAGTGTATTGTGAGTTGTTCCCGTGGGATGCCCCCATGGAAAAGATCCTCGCAATACAACCCAAGGGCTTCATTCTCTCCGGCGGACCTCGGTCCGCATATGAAGATGGTGCGCCTTACATCCAGAAGTTCATCTTCAACACCGGCCTTCCCATCCTTGGCATCTGTTATGGAATGCAGGCGCTCACTTATGCCCTCGGTGGTCAAGTGGATCCATCTGCCAAGCGTGAGTACGGTCCTGCAGTGATCGAGCCGACTATTGATGGCACGATGCTCGATTCGATCTCCAGAGTGTGGATGTCACATGGTGACCGCATTACCAAATTGCCTGAAGGCTTTATCACACTTGCCCGCAGTGGAAATAGTCCGCTGGCGGCGATGGGAGATATGAAACGCAAATATTTTGGTGTGCAGTTTCACCCTGAGGTGCATCACACGCCAAACGGACAAAAACTACTCAAACATTTTGTAACCGATATTTGCGGAGCCAAACCCACGTGGACGCCCGGTTCCATTATTCAAGACGCGGTCGAACGCATTCGCAAGCAGGTTGGCAAGGAACGTGTCCTTGCGGCGGTTTCAGGCGGAGTCGATTCATCAGTGGCGGCGGCGCTTGTCCATAAGGCGATTGGCGATCAACTCGTAGCTGTGTTCGTGGATAACGGTTTACTGCGAAAAGATGAAAGTGGACAAGTCGCTTCAGCCTTTCGGGATAACCTGCATGCTGAACTTATAACTGTAGATGCCGCTGACGAATTCTTTGCCGCGCTCAGCGGTGTGACCGAGCCAGAGCAGAAACGTAAAGCGGTCGGTGAAAAATTCATCCGCATTTTTGAAGGGCAAGCCAAACAACTTGGCTTACCAAAGTTCCTCGTACAAGGGACGATCTATCCCGATGTAGTGGAGTCGTCAGCGGCAGATCGCAATAAAGCACAGAAGATCAAATCACATCATAATGTCGGTGGTTTGCCGGAAGATATGCAATTCGAATTGGTCGAGCCATTGCGCTATCTATTCAAGGACGAGGTGCGGGCTGTCGGTGAAGCGCTTGGATTGCCGGAAAAGCTGGTTTGGCGGCAACCATTCCCGGGTCCGGGTTTGACCGTGCGCTGTCTCGGGGAGGTGACGCCGGAGCGCGTATCCCGTTTGCGGGCGGCGGATGCGATCCTTGTAGAGGAATTAACCAAAGCCGGTTTGCTGAATCGAAAATTCTCTGGCGGCACGCCGGTGACGGGAAAATTAAGAATAGAACCGCCTGCCATTGCGCAAGCGTTCGTTGTGTTGTTGCCGGTCCGTTCGGTGGGTGTGATGGGCGATCAGCGCACATATCAAGAAGCCGTTGCGATCCGCGCGGTGACCACCGAAGATTTTATGACTGCCGATTGGGCGCGCCTGCCCGATGATCTCTTGGCGCGTGTGGCGAATCGCATCGTCAACGAAGTGGACGGCATCAATCGCGTGGTGTATGATATTACGAGCAAACCGCCCGGCACGATCGAGTGGGAGTAA
- a CDS encoding HIT domain-containing protein: protein MLRKILWFLAPLIGWIFEHMSFAIPVQRLRETDTLMAFYHPKPSYTFHVLLVPKKAVASLQEFDPKDSAFLTELYTTVQSLVNEFQLSAWRLIVNGGEYQDFPQLHFHLISDVGAGFPRPVVKS, encoded by the coding sequence ATGCTCCGTAAAATACTCTGGTTTCTTGCACCTCTGATCGGTTGGATATTTGAGCATATGAGCTTTGCCATTCCTGTACAACGATTGCGAGAGACCGATACATTGATGGCGTTTTATCATCCGAAGCCTTCTTACACATTTCATGTTCTGCTGGTGCCCAAGAAAGCTGTCGCTTCGCTACAGGAATTTGACCCGAAAGACTCAGCCTTTCTCACGGAACTGTATACGACCGTACAGAGTCTTGTAAATGAGTTTCAGCTTTCCGCCTGGCGGTTGATCGTCAATGGTGGAGAGTATCAGGATTTTCCGCAGTTGCATTTTCATTTGATATCAGATGTAGGGGCGGGGTTTCCCCGCCCTGTTGTTAAATCGTAA
- the xpt gene encoding xanthine phosphoribosyltransferase, protein MKLLEDRILKDGHVLSGGILKVDSFVNHQVDPLLMDACGREFARLFASVGATKILTAEISGIAPAVTTAVHLGLPVVYARKHKPVTMPDQVYLTLAPSHTKGRMVELIVSPEYLAGGEKVLIIDDFLASGQTILGLVRLAEASGSKVVGIGALIEKLFEGGRDSLKPLGVPIHSLACITSMVDDKVVFGEPA, encoded by the coding sequence GTGAAGTTACTCGAAGATCGTATTTTGAAGGACGGACACGTCCTTAGCGGGGGAATCTTGAAGGTTGATAGCTTTGTCAACCATCAAGTGGACCCCCTTTTAATGGATGCCTGCGGAAGGGAATTTGCGCGGCTTTTCGCTTCGGTTGGTGCAACGAAGATCTTGACCGCCGAAATCTCGGGCATTGCCCCGGCGGTGACCACGGCGGTGCATCTCGGTTTGCCGGTGGTGTATGCTCGTAAGCACAAGCCGGTGACGATGCCTGATCAGGTGTACCTGACCCTTGCGCCCTCGCACACCAAGGGCCGCATGGTGGAACTGATCGTTTCACCCGAATATCTGGCGGGTGGCGAGAAGGTTTTGATCATTGATGATTTCCTCGCCAGCGGACAGACCATTCTGGGGCTTGTCCGTTTGGCAGAAGCTTCAGGCTCGAAGGTGGTAGGCATCGGCGCCTTGATTGAGAAACTCTTCGAAGGCGGTCGTGACTCCCTCAAGCCGCTCGGTGTGCCGATCCACTCGTTGGCGTGCATTACTTCGATGGTGGATGACAAGGTTGTGTTTGGAGAACCGGCCTGA